The following are encoded in a window of Sutcliffiella horikoshii genomic DNA:
- the yabG gene encoding sporulation peptidase YabG, whose amino-acid sequence MMLKIGDIVARKSYNYDLLFRVMDIHENELKQRVVLLYGEDVRLMADAPYEDLKVVDGKEQMTRKQRAESKVNRSLLLLQQDYQLIREKNEYEATGGYSTEQNYFQVPGKVLHLDGDPLYLKKCLELYERIGVPVNGVHANEKEMPLKITELMEKYRPDILVITGHDAYSKSKGKVNDLKAYRHSWHFVQTVKEARRIQPNLDQLVIFAGACQSHFESLIQAGANFASSPSRVNIHALDPVYIVGRICFTPFMERVNVWDLLKNTLTGDKGLGGIETRGVLRTGMPFRPYKEDEDADDDS is encoded by the coding sequence ATGATGCTGAAAATTGGAGACATTGTTGCACGAAAATCTTATAATTATGATCTTTTATTTCGTGTGATGGATATACATGAGAATGAATTAAAACAGCGTGTTGTTTTATTATATGGGGAAGATGTCAGGCTGATGGCAGATGCCCCTTACGAAGACCTGAAAGTAGTAGATGGAAAAGAGCAGATGACCAGGAAGCAAAGGGCGGAATCCAAGGTCAACAGATCTTTGCTACTCCTGCAACAGGACTATCAGCTAATTCGGGAAAAAAATGAATACGAGGCAACAGGTGGCTATAGTACAGAGCAAAACTATTTTCAAGTGCCAGGAAAGGTCTTGCATTTGGATGGAGATCCTTTGTATTTGAAAAAGTGCTTGGAGCTTTACGAAAGAATCGGCGTCCCTGTCAACGGAGTACATGCAAATGAAAAAGAAATGCCTCTAAAAATAACCGAATTGATGGAAAAGTATCGACCGGATATCTTAGTCATCACCGGTCATGATGCATACTCCAAGAGCAAGGGGAAAGTGAACGACCTCAAAGCATATCGCCACTCTTGGCATTTTGTGCAAACCGTGAAAGAAGCTCGCCGGATCCAACCAAACCTCGATCAATTAGTCATTTTTGCAGGCGCGTGCCAGTCCCACTTTGAATCATTGATACAGGCAGGCGCAAACTTTGCAAGCTCCCCATCTCGAGTGAATATACATGCGCTCGATCCGGTTTATATAGTGGGTAGAATTTGTTTTACTCCTTTTATGGAACGAGTAAATGTATGGGATTTATTGAAAAATACATTAACAGGAGATAAGGGACTTGGAGGTATTGAAACAAGAGGGGTTTTACGAACGGGGATGCCTTTTAGACCTTATAAAGAAGATGAAGATGCGGATGATGACTCTTAA
- the metG gene encoding methionine--tRNA ligase produces MVADKKTFYITTPIYYPSGNLHIGHAYTTVAGDAMARYKRLKGFDVMYLTGTDEHGQKIQRKAEEKGVTSQQYVDDIVSGIKDLWEKLDISYDDFIRTTESRHKEVVEKIFKQLLDQGDIYLDEYEGWYSVPDETYYREHQLVDPIHENGKVVGGKSPDSGHPVELVREQSYFFRMGKYVDRLLQYYDENPEFIQPESRKNEMVNNFIKPGLEDLAVSRTSFDWGVKVPGDPKHVIYVWIDALSNYITALGYGTDNDEKYMKYWPADVHLVGKEIVRFHTIYWPIMLMALDLPLPKKVFAHGWLLMKDGKMSKSKGNVVDPVTLIDRYGLDALRYYLLREVPFGADGVFTPEGFVERVNFDLANDLGNLLNRTVAMIDKYFEGEVPVYNGNITEFDQTLSDLAVNTVQQYENAMENMEFSVALSSIWQLVSRTNKYIDETQPWVLAKNDETKDQLASAMAHLAESLRFIGILLKPFLTRTPGKIFAQLGVKESLTTWESLSSFGQISAGTKTVKADPIFPRLDVKEEVEHIKQVMQPSAPAEKAEEKVVEEAPPASEEITFDDFMKIDLRVAEVTHCEPVKKADKLLKLQLDLGYEKRQVVSGIAKFYKPEELVGKRVICVTNLKPVKLRGELSEGMILAGEKDGVLSLASVDASLPLGAKVK; encoded by the coding sequence ATGGTAGCCGATAAAAAAACTTTTTACATTACAACACCTATCTATTATCCAAGTGGTAATTTACATATTGGTCATGCGTATACGACAGTGGCGGGAGATGCGATGGCCCGTTATAAACGTCTTAAGGGCTTTGATGTGATGTACTTAACCGGTACAGATGAGCACGGACAAAAGATTCAGCGAAAAGCCGAAGAAAAAGGTGTTACTTCTCAACAATATGTAGACGATATTGTGTCAGGCATTAAAGATCTTTGGGAAAAGCTTGATATATCTTATGATGATTTCATTCGTACAACGGAAAGCCGCCATAAAGAAGTAGTAGAGAAGATTTTCAAACAGTTACTAGATCAAGGCGATATTTATTTGGATGAATATGAAGGATGGTATTCTGTTCCAGATGAAACATACTACAGAGAACATCAGCTTGTAGATCCGATTCATGAAAATGGAAAAGTAGTGGGAGGAAAGAGTCCTGACAGCGGCCATCCGGTTGAGTTGGTGAGAGAGCAGTCTTACTTCTTCCGCATGGGTAAATATGTGGACCGCCTGCTGCAATATTACGATGAAAATCCGGAATTCATCCAACCAGAATCCAGAAAAAATGAAATGGTTAACAACTTCATCAAACCAGGCCTTGAAGACCTTGCCGTTTCTAGAACTTCATTCGACTGGGGAGTAAAAGTCCCTGGAGATCCAAAGCACGTAATTTATGTGTGGATTGATGCATTGTCCAACTATATTACGGCACTTGGTTATGGAACGGACAATGATGAAAAATATATGAAATATTGGCCTGCAGATGTTCACCTTGTAGGAAAAGAAATTGTCCGCTTTCACACGATTTACTGGCCTATCATGTTGATGGCATTGGATCTGCCACTTCCAAAGAAAGTTTTTGCACATGGTTGGCTTTTAATGAAAGATGGAAAAATGTCCAAGTCTAAAGGAAATGTTGTGGACCCAGTTACTTTAATTGACCGTTATGGACTTGACGCGTTGAGATATTATCTTTTAAGAGAAGTTCCGTTTGGAGCGGATGGTGTCTTCACACCGGAGGGCTTCGTGGAAAGAGTGAACTTTGACCTTGCCAATGACCTTGGAAACTTACTGAACAGAACGGTTGCCATGATTGATAAGTACTTTGAGGGTGAAGTTCCTGTTTACAACGGTAATATAACAGAGTTTGACCAGACGTTAAGCGATCTTGCAGTTAACACGGTTCAACAGTATGAAAATGCGATGGAAAACATGGAATTCTCTGTAGCGTTATCTTCTATCTGGCAGCTTGTGAGCAGAACGAACAAATATATAGATGAAACACAACCATGGGTGCTGGCAAAAAATGATGAGACGAAAGATCAGTTGGCTTCTGCCATGGCCCATCTTGCGGAGTCACTAAGATTCATCGGGATCCTCCTTAAGCCGTTCCTGACTAGAACACCAGGTAAGATCTTCGCGCAACTTGGAGTTAAAGAGTCATTGACGACTTGGGAAAGTTTATCTTCATTCGGTCAGATTTCTGCGGGAACAAAGACAGTGAAAGCAGACCCTATTTTCCCACGCCTTGATGTAAAAGAAGAGGTGGAGCATATTAAACAAGTGATGCAGCCTTCTGCACCGGCAGAAAAGGCGGAGGAAAAAGTGGTAGAAGAAGCACCGCCGGCATCTGAAGAAATCACGTTTGATGATTTTATGAAAATAGATTTGCGTGTTGCGGAAGTGACGCACTGTGAGCCAGTGAAAAAGGCCGACAAGCTATTAAAGCTTCAGTTAGATCTTGGATATGAAAAGAGACAGGTAGTGTCCGGAATCGCGAAGTTTTACAAGCCAGAGGAGCTGGTTGGAAAGCGAGTTATTTGCGTAACGAACTTGAAGCCTGTTAAACTACGCGGAGAGTTATCAGAAGGAATGATCCTAGCAGGTGAAAAGGATGGCGTATTATCCTTGGCTTCTGTGGACGCGTCTCTGCCGCTAGGTGCTAAAGTTAAATAA
- the veg gene encoding biofilm formation stimulator Veg — MGKTLVDIKRTLDSNLGKKLTLRANGGRRKTIERIGILAETYPSVFVIELDQDENAFERVSYSYADVLTETVQLTFFEEGNMAISGQ; from the coding sequence ATGGGAAAAACGTTAGTAGATATCAAAAGAACGTTAGATTCTAATTTAGGTAAAAAGTTAACTCTTCGTGCTAACGGTGGTCGTAGAAAGACAATTGAGCGCATAGGGATATTAGCAGAAACTTATCCATCAGTATTTGTAATAGAACTAGATCAAGACGAAAATGCTTTTGAACGTGTATCCTACAGCTATGCAGATGTCCTCACAGAGACGGTACAACTTACATTTTTCGAAGAAGGCAATATGGCCATAAGTGGGCAGTAG
- a CDS encoding small, acid-soluble spore protein, alpha/beta type, producing MSRRRSIMSHQLKEELAKELGFYDVVQSEGWGGIKAKDAGNMVKRAIELAERQLVQNQHK from the coding sequence ATGAGCAGAAGACGAAGCATAATGTCTCATCAGCTAAAAGAGGAACTGGCAAAAGAACTTGGTTTCTATGATGTCGTCCAAAGCGAAGGCTGGGGCGGAATCAAAGCCAAGGATGCCGGCAACATGGTAAAACGTGCCATAGAATTGGCAGAGCGACAACTTGTACAAAATCAACATAAATAG
- the ispE gene encoding 4-(cytidine 5'-diphospho)-2-C-methyl-D-erythritol kinase, with protein MRLLEKAPAKINLSLDVLHKRPDGFHEVKMIMTTIDLADRIELSERKDGQITILSHNRYVPDDNRNLAYQAAALLKERFNVKQGVSIGITKVIPVAAGLAGGSSDAAATLRGLNRLWKLGLTLDELAEIGAEIGSDVSFCVYGGTALATGRGEIVQHIPAPPHSWIVLAKPTIGVSTAEVYNNLDLSKVEHPDVEGMLAAIHENDYEKMIGLVGNVLESVTLRLYPEVAHIKEQMKKFGADAVLMSGSGPTVFGIIQYDSRMHRICNGLRGFCDQVFAVRILGERNSLD; from the coding sequence GTGAGACTGTTAGAAAAAGCACCAGCGAAAATAAACTTATCGCTAGATGTGCTACATAAGCGTCCAGACGGATTCCATGAAGTAAAGATGATTATGACCACCATTGATTTAGCTGACCGTATCGAACTGTCAGAGCGAAAGGATGGTCAAATCACCATTCTATCTCATAATCGATATGTTCCAGACGATAATCGAAATTTGGCCTACCAGGCAGCGGCCCTGTTGAAGGAACGGTTTAACGTGAAGCAAGGGGTTTCCATTGGAATTACAAAGGTGATTCCTGTTGCAGCAGGATTAGCTGGCGGAAGCAGTGACGCGGCTGCCACGCTACGCGGTTTGAACAGGCTTTGGAAACTGGGGCTTACCTTAGACGAACTGGCCGAGATTGGAGCTGAAATTGGTTCTGATGTGTCGTTTTGTGTATATGGGGGAACGGCGCTTGCAACAGGACGAGGAGAAATTGTTCAACATATCCCTGCTCCGCCTCATAGTTGGATTGTTCTTGCGAAGCCGACAATTGGCGTATCAACAGCAGAAGTGTATAATAACCTCGACCTTAGTAAGGTTGAGCATCCCGATGTAGAAGGAATGCTTGCTGCCATCCATGAAAATGATTATGAGAAAATGATCGGGCTTGTTGGCAATGTCTTGGAGAGTGTTACATTAAGGCTTTATCCTGAAGTGGCACATATAAAAGAACAGATGAAGAAATTCGGGGCAGATGCCGTTTTGATGAGTGGTAGTGGCCCGACTGTCTTCGGAATTATTCAATATGACTCTAGAATGCACCGCATTTGCAATGGATTGAGAGGGTTCTGTGATCAAGTGTTTGCCGTCAGAATCCTTGGCGAGCGGAACAGTCTTGATTAA
- a CDS encoding TatD family hydrolase, which translates to MLFDTHVHLNADQYEEDLQEVIDRAQAEKVTNMVVVGFDRKTITRAMELVEKYDFLYAAVGWHPVDAIDMTEDDLAWIEDLASHEKVVAIGEMGLDYHWDKSPKEIQKEVFRKQIQLAKKVNLPIVIHNRDATADVVQILKEEDAKEVGGIMHCFTGSLEVAKECMEMNFYISFGGPVTFKNAKKPKEVVKEIPMEKLLIETDCPYLTPHPYRGKRNEPGYVRLVAEQIAELKELTIEEVAEKTTANAKKLFGIK; encoded by the coding sequence ATGTTATTTGATACACATGTGCATTTAAATGCAGATCAATATGAGGAAGATTTACAAGAGGTAATTGACCGTGCCCAAGCTGAAAAAGTAACGAACATGGTTGTGGTAGGTTTTGACCGGAAGACAATCACAAGAGCGATGGAGCTTGTGGAAAAATATGATTTTCTTTATGCAGCGGTTGGTTGGCATCCGGTTGATGCGATAGATATGACCGAAGACGACCTGGCTTGGATAGAGGATCTCGCCTCCCATGAAAAAGTAGTGGCAATTGGAGAAATGGGGCTTGATTATCATTGGGACAAATCCCCGAAAGAAATACAAAAGGAAGTGTTTCGCAAACAGATCCAGCTGGCGAAAAAAGTGAATCTACCTATCGTCATCCATAACAGGGACGCAACAGCAGATGTGGTGCAAATTTTGAAAGAAGAAGATGCCAAAGAAGTGGGAGGAATCATGCACTGCTTTACAGGCAGCTTGGAAGTGGCGAAAGAATGCATGGAAATGAATTTCTATATTTCATTTGGCGGGCCTGTCACATTTAAAAATGCGAAAAAACCAAAAGAAGTGGTAAAAGAGATTCCGATGGAAAAGCTACTCATCGAAACAGACTGCCCATATCTTACGCCCCATCCATATCGAGGGAAAAGAAATGAGCCAGGGTATGTGAGGCTCGTTGCAGAACAAATTGCAGAGTTGAAAGAATTAACGATAGAGGAAGTAGCAGAAAAAACAACAGCAAATGCTAAGAAATTATTCGGCATAAAATGA
- a CDS encoding G5 and 3D domain-containing protein, protein MERVDKLHNCLYNPFEEKEAFFYMLHSMKKLFSGKLSRTKLAITLTSFIVFSTILGFGVFHGTKAAVTVNVDGEEVTVRTHAKTVADILKELDIEVHPEDKLEPSKDTVVSDSMQIVWDPAKEVKLVIDDEEHAMYTTAETVQDFLAERDIDIKEHDKVSQDLNTPLKDNLVIAIEKAFEVTLDVGGKKQQVWSTSTTVADFLEQHDITVNDLDRVEPSLEELVAKDTVVNITRVEKVTDVVEEPIEFGVVTQNDSSLDKGKEQVVQQGENGTVANHYEVILENGKEVSRELVKTETVKESLDRIVAVGTKAPPQPKPQQVVSRSTESSSKEFYVSSTAYTAFCNGCSGVTSTGINLRTNPGAKVIAVDPSVIPLGTKVYVEGYGYAVAGDTGGAIKGHKIDVFFPDKDAAYRWGRKKVKIKILD, encoded by the coding sequence ATGGAAAGGGTTGACAAGTTACATAACTGTCTATATAATCCATTCGAGGAGAAGGAGGCGTTTTTTTACATGTTACATAGCATGAAAAAACTGTTTTCTGGTAAGTTGAGCAGGACGAAACTGGCCATTACTTTAACTAGTTTCATAGTCTTCTCAACCATACTTGGCTTTGGTGTCTTTCATGGCACAAAGGCTGCTGTAACAGTGAATGTGGACGGTGAGGAAGTCACGGTGCGCACGCACGCAAAAACTGTAGCGGATATTCTAAAAGAGTTGGACATAGAAGTCCATCCTGAGGACAAATTGGAGCCTTCAAAGGATACCGTTGTCAGCGATTCCATGCAGATTGTCTGGGATCCTGCGAAAGAAGTGAAACTTGTCATCGATGATGAGGAACACGCAATGTATACGACAGCAGAGACAGTACAAGATTTCTTAGCAGAAAGAGATATAGATATAAAAGAGCATGATAAAGTTAGTCAAGATTTAAATACCCCACTTAAAGACAATTTAGTCATCGCCATTGAAAAGGCATTTGAAGTGACTTTAGATGTCGGGGGAAAAAAACAACAAGTATGGTCTACTTCGACTACGGTCGCTGACTTTTTAGAACAGCACGATATCACAGTAAATGATCTTGACCGAGTGGAGCCTAGTCTAGAAGAATTGGTAGCAAAAGATACTGTAGTTAATATTACTAGAGTTGAAAAGGTCACCGATGTAGTGGAAGAGCCTATTGAATTTGGTGTTGTAACACAAAATGATAGTTCCCTTGATAAGGGAAAAGAGCAAGTGGTCCAGCAAGGTGAAAACGGCACCGTTGCAAATCATTATGAAGTCATATTAGAGAACGGCAAGGAAGTTTCCCGTGAATTGGTGAAAACAGAAACGGTGAAAGAATCGTTAGATCGCATCGTTGCTGTCGGAACAAAAGCTCCGCCACAACCAAAACCTCAACAGGTTGTGTCACGTAGCACGGAATCAAGTTCTAAAGAGTTTTATGTTTCCTCTACTGCCTATACAGCTTTTTGTAATGGATGTAGCGGTGTGACAAGTACGGGCATTAATTTAAGAACAAATCCGGGAGCAAAGGTAATTGCAGTAGATCCAAGTGTCATTCCTTTAGGGACAAAAGTCTATGTGGAGGGCTATGGATATGCTGTTGCCGGAGATACTGGTGGAGCAATCAAAGGCCACAAAATTGATGTTTTCTTTCCTGATAAAGATGCTGCTTATCGTTGGGGTAGGAAGAAAGTGAAAATCAAGATACTTGATTAA
- the rsmA gene encoding 16S rRNA (adenine(1518)-N(6)/adenine(1519)-N(6))-dimethyltransferase RsmA, which translates to MHKDIATPKRTKEILDKYGFSFKKSLGQNFLIDTNILRNIVEYGEVSEKTAAIEIGPGIGALTEQIAKRAGKVFAFEIDQRLLPILEDTLSPYDNVTVIHKDILKADVTELIGEELKAYEEVRVIANLPYYVTTPIIMKLLQEGLPLKSITVMLQKEVAERMAAKPGTKEYGSLSIAVQYFTQAETVMIVPKTVFVPQPNVDSAVIRLVVREEPPVRVKDEDFFFEVVRASFGQRRKTILNNLQSNLPDGKAKKQGIEAALATTSIDPKRRGETLSIEEFGALSDELFPLFKTETT; encoded by the coding sequence ATGCATAAAGATATTGCCACACCGAAAAGAACGAAAGAAATATTGGATAAGTACGGCTTCTCTTTTAAAAAGAGTTTGGGACAGAACTTCCTGATCGACACAAATATCCTAAGGAATATTGTGGAGTATGGGGAAGTGTCGGAAAAAACAGCTGCCATTGAAATAGGTCCGGGGATTGGTGCGTTAACAGAACAGATTGCAAAAAGAGCCGGAAAGGTTTTCGCGTTTGAAATTGATCAGAGACTGTTGCCAATCTTAGAAGACACCCTCTCTCCTTATGATAATGTTACGGTTATTCATAAAGATATTCTAAAGGCGGATGTAACAGAACTGATTGGTGAAGAGTTAAAGGCGTATGAAGAAGTGAGAGTGATAGCCAACCTTCCATACTACGTTACCACCCCTATCATCATGAAGTTGTTGCAAGAGGGTTTACCCCTTAAAAGCATTACTGTCATGCTGCAAAAGGAAGTGGCAGAGCGAATGGCCGCAAAGCCCGGTACCAAGGAATATGGGTCCCTTTCGATTGCAGTGCAGTATTTTACACAAGCGGAAACAGTGATGATTGTCCCCAAAACGGTGTTTGTGCCACAACCTAATGTGGACTCTGCTGTCATTCGTCTCGTCGTTCGGGAGGAGCCGCCTGTACGTGTGAAGGATGAGGACTTCTTCTTTGAAGTGGTTCGCGCAAGCTTTGGACAACGAAGAAAAACGATCTTAAATAACTTGCAAAGCAACCTGCCTGATGGAAAAGCAAAGAAACAAGGAATTGAAGCGGCCCTTGCCACTACTTCCATCGATCCAAAAAGGCGCGGGGAGACGCTTTCCATTGAAGAATTTGGTGCTTTGAGTGATGAATTGTTCCCACTGTTTAAAACGGAAACGACCTGA
- the rnmV gene encoding ribonuclease M5, whose translation MKIKEIIVVEGKDDTVAIKRAVDADTIETGGSAINEEILNRIRHAQDTRGVIVFTDPDYPGEKIRHTIRQAVPGCKHAFLPKDKARGKKGKGIGVEHATVSDIQQALEGLHQEYEQETEEIPFEALVYYGLVAGPQAKSRRERIGVELNIGYTNGKQLQKRLQMFHISLERLKQAVTKIDQEEQ comes from the coding sequence ATGAAAATAAAAGAAATTATTGTGGTGGAAGGAAAAGATGATACGGTTGCCATCAAGCGGGCTGTTGATGCTGATACTATTGAAACAGGTGGTTCGGCCATCAATGAGGAGATATTGAATCGTATTAGGCATGCCCAGGACACCAGAGGCGTCATTGTCTTCACAGATCCTGACTATCCTGGTGAAAAAATCCGCCATACCATCAGACAGGCTGTTCCCGGCTGTAAACACGCTTTTTTGCCTAAGGATAAGGCCCGCGGCAAAAAAGGCAAAGGAATAGGGGTAGAACACGCCACAGTGAGTGACATTCAACAAGCGCTTGAAGGGCTGCATCAAGAATATGAACAAGAGACAGAAGAGATACCCTTTGAAGCCCTTGTCTATTACGGGCTTGTTGCAGGTCCGCAAGCTAAAAGTAGAAGAGAACGCATCGGCGTAGAACTGAACATTGGATATACAAATGGCAAGCAATTGCAAAAGCGTCTGCAGATGTTCCATATCTCTTTAGAAAGATTAAAACAAGCAGTAACGAAAATTGACCAGGAGGAGCAATAA